The following coding sequences lie in one Pseudomonas sp. SL4(2022) genomic window:
- the lldD gene encoding FMN-dependent L-lactate dehydrogenase LldD, which yields MIISASTDYRAAAQRRLPPFLFHYIDGGAYAEHTLKRNVADLADIALRQRVLRNMSELSLETRLFNETLSMPVALAPVGLTGMYARRGEVQAAKAAAAKGIPFTLSTVSVCPIEEVAPAIDRPMWFQLYVLKDRGFMKNALERAKAAGVTTLVFTVDMPVPGARYRDAHSGMSGPNAPVRRMLQAMTHPRWAWDVGLLGKPHDLGNISAYRGNPTGLADYIGWLGNNFDPSISWKDLEWIREFWDGPMVIKGILDPQDAKDAVSFGADGIVVSNHGGRQLDGVMSSARALPAIADAVKGDLAILADSGIRTGLDVVRMIALGADTVMLGRAFIYALAAAGGAGVSNLLELIEKEMRVAMVLTGAKSISEITADSLVRELHHAAS from the coding sequence ATGATCATTTCTGCCTCCACCGACTACCGCGCCGCCGCGCAACGCCGGCTGCCGCCGTTTCTGTTTCACTACATCGACGGCGGTGCCTATGCCGAGCACACGCTCAAGCGCAACGTCGCCGACCTGGCGGACATTGCGCTGCGCCAACGCGTGCTACGCAACATGTCGGAACTGAGCCTGGAAACCCGCCTATTCAATGAAACCCTGAGCATGCCGGTGGCCCTGGCCCCGGTCGGCCTGACCGGCATGTACGCCCGCCGTGGTGAAGTGCAGGCTGCCAAGGCCGCCGCCGCCAAGGGCATCCCCTTTACCCTGTCCACCGTGTCGGTGTGCCCGATAGAAGAAGTCGCGCCGGCCATCGACCGGCCGATGTGGTTTCAGCTCTATGTGCTGAAAGACCGTGGCTTTATGAAAAACGCTCTGGAGCGCGCCAAAGCTGCTGGCGTCACCACCCTGGTGTTTACCGTGGACATGCCCGTACCCGGCGCACGCTACCGCGACGCCCACTCCGGCATGAGCGGCCCGAACGCCCCCGTGCGCCGCATGCTGCAAGCCATGACGCACCCGCGTTGGGCCTGGGATGTCGGCCTGCTCGGCAAGCCCCACGACCTGGGCAATATCTCCGCCTACCGGGGCAACCCCACGGGCCTGGCCGACTACATCGGCTGGCTGGGCAACAATTTCGACCCCTCGATCAGCTGGAAAGACCTGGAATGGATCCGTGAATTCTGGGACGGCCCGATGGTCATCAAGGGCATCCTCGATCCGCAGGACGCCAAGGACGCTGTGAGTTTCGGTGCCGACGGCATCGTCGTCTCCAACCACGGCGGCCGTCAGCTTGATGGCGTGATGTCCAGCGCCCGCGCCCTGCCGGCCATTGCCGATGCGGTAAAAGGCGACTTGGCGATTCTGGCCGACTCCGGCATCCGCACCGGTCTGGACGTGGTGCGCATGATCGCCCTCGGCGCGGACACGGTGATGCTCGGCCGCGCCTTTATCTATGCACTGGCGGCTGCCGGTGGCGCAGGGGTGAGCAACCTGCTGGAGCTGATCGAGAAGGAAATGCGCGTGGCCATGGTGCTGACCGGGGCCAAGTCGATCAGCGAGATCACGGCCGACTCGCTGGTGCGCGAACTGCACCACGCCGCATCCTGA